Proteins found in one Crassostrea angulata isolate pt1a10 chromosome 3, ASM2561291v2, whole genome shotgun sequence genomic segment:
- the LOC128178485 gene encoding uncharacterized protein LOC128178485: MNLSAGESATPERGDLVEIFLPPLGLILVGFLALSSLVVCTSGFRRQFRFRTRCVSPSFCHASLTSLSSTSVLHDFRNRSPEEDNVRFYTKRDIRVLEHFQLYQNNPKYLFKIGIPTVTSLIFCPIIMAVYKPTASFLWPNRTQPAINEAIACFLAPAGMVYAVSFGFAFQQVLQKQLDITARLNNDFSEMELLMKLTKKLTCLKSTTRMKMYLALKEEIMTVIQYITEMPSAQNNKEGAIWDIVDHLREIPTQKHNVDRAIIHDIVKYVGSLNSIVDKVGTLHAKIHPLQWVFLEVLSFSSFLGIQMVKCESYRLEMCMSFVTCLSISMSCYIVADIDNPFHGFFRIELKSVLTILENLAVCFHEELMTDIKPEHI; the protein is encoded by the exons ATGAACCTCTCGGCAGGAGAGAGCGCCACACCGGAGCGGGGGGATCTGGTGGAGATTTTCCTGCCCCCTCTCGGACTGATTCTGGTGGGGTTTCTTG CACTAAGTTCTTTGGTAGTCTGCACATCCGGATTCCGTAGGCAGTTCCGGTTCAGGACCAGATGCGTCAGTCCCTCTTTCTGTCACGCAAGTTTAACAAGTCTATCGTCCACTTCCGTTTTGCACGACTTCCGCAACCGATCTCCAGAAGAAGACAATGTAAGATTCTACACAAAACGTGACATTCGTGTACTGGAACATTTTCAGTTATACCAAAACAAtccaaaatatttattcaagatTGGAATACCAACTGTTACGTCATTGATATTTTGTCCAATCATAATGGCTGTTTACAAACCAACTGCAAGCTTTCTGTGGCCAAATCGAACGCAGCCCGCCATCAACGAAGCGATCGCCTGCTTTCTAGCCCCAGCGGGCATGGTGTACGCAGTTTCGTTTGGTTTTGCCTTTCAGCAAGTTCTTCAGAAACAACTCGACATAACGGCTAGATTGAACAATGATTTTTCCGAAATGGAACTTTTGATGaaattaacaaagaaattaaCGTGTTTGAAATCAACAACTCGAATGAAGATGTATCTTGCGTTGAAAGAGGAAATAATGACAGTCATCCAATACATTACAGAGATGCCAAGTGCTCAAAACAACAAAGAAG gggCTATTTGGGACATAGTTGACCATCTTCGAGAAATTCCAACACAGAAACACAACGTGGACAGAGCGATCATACATGATATAGTCAAGTATGTGGGCAGTCTCAACAGCATAGTGGACAAAGTGGGCACACTGCACGCCAAGATACACCCATTACA GTGGGTGTTTTTGGAGGTCCTCAGTTTTTCCTCCTTTCTGGGGATCCAGATGGTGAAGTGTGAGTCCTACCGTCTGGAGATGTGCATGAGCTTTGTCACGTGTCTCTCCATCTCCATGTCATGTTACATTGTGGCGGACATAGATAACCCGTTCCATGGATTCTTCAGAATCGAACTCAAAAGTGTCTTGACTATCTTAGAAAACCTTGCAGTGTGTTTTCACGAGGAACTGATGACAGATATCAAGCCTGAACACATATAG